One Glycocaulis abyssi DNA window includes the following coding sequences:
- a CDS encoding DUF1902 domain-containing protein: MQKTFYVKALWDEEAKVFVCESDIEGLHIEAETLDEFERLIHEHARELALQNHILNQTGAANLTLADLIPGIVWQRPTTPEPLCA, translated from the coding sequence ATGCAGAAGACCTTTTATGTCAAGGCGCTATGGGACGAGGAAGCCAAAGTCTTCGTCTGCGAAAGCGATATAGAAGGGTTGCATATTGAGGCAGAAACGCTCGACGAGTTCGAGCGGCTGATCCATGAGCATGCCCGCGAGCTGGCGCTGCAGAACCACATTCTCAATCAGACCGGGGCGGCCAATCTGACACTGGCCGATCTCATTCCGGGCATTGTGTGGCAGCGGCCCACAACACCTGAGCCGCTTTGCGCGTGA
- a CDS encoding type II toxin-antitoxin system HicA family toxin, whose product MVQGYCRDVVTELKRAGFRQIAGGKGSHEKWESPQGKWVLVPRNTKSRHTANAIMKSPGLPAKF is encoded by the coding sequence ATGGTTCAAGGCTATTGTCGCGACGTCGTTACCGAGCTGAAACGTGCCGGGTTTCGCCAGATAGCGGGCGGCAAGGGCAGCCATGAGAAGTGGGAGTCGCCGCAAGGCAAATGGGTGCTGGTCCCGCGAAACACCAAAAGCCGGCACACCGCCAACGCGATAATGAAATCGCCTGGTCTTCCTGCGAAGTTCTAG
- a CDS encoding mechanosensitive ion channel family protein — MMETMTDLWAIVVDVWNTSFLGLNVGQALVGLIVVALAFAVRGLVGWAITKFLLAHAQKTSTQMDEKVVRALSGPIRMIPIIIGVYIAVLIVGLDQPDGEGPGLNLVRTLIVIAIFWALHNVVTPVSHLLKPLQRALGPVLVDWLAKTLRILFIIVGAGAVLQLWGIPVAPIVAGLGLFGVAVGLGAQDLFKNLISGLLVLTEKRFLPGEWIHVDGVVEGTVEQINFRSTLVRRFDKSPVYVPNSYLSDEAVTNFSRMTHRRIRWMVGVEYKTTKEQLQYIRDKTLEWLDNHPGFAKPPEVATFMRVDSFGPSSIDYLLYCFTHTTNWGEWLERKEELALALKDIVEGAGTAFAFPSTSVYMDDGVEVFVPPRVAAHGRKADPDANPDAKAAPEMLTRGEDGEGV, encoded by the coding sequence ATGATGGAAACCATGACCGATCTGTGGGCCATTGTGGTCGATGTCTGGAATACCAGCTTTCTGGGCCTGAATGTCGGGCAGGCGCTGGTCGGCCTGATCGTTGTTGCCCTGGCCTTCGCGGTACGCGGGCTGGTTGGCTGGGCGATCACGAAATTCCTGCTGGCGCATGCCCAGAAAACCTCAACCCAGATGGACGAGAAAGTGGTGCGGGCGCTCTCCGGGCCGATCCGCATGATCCCGATCATTATCGGTGTCTATATCGCCGTGCTGATTGTCGGCCTCGACCAGCCCGATGGCGAAGGTCCGGGCCTCAATCTGGTGCGCACGCTGATCGTGATTGCCATCTTCTGGGCGCTGCACAATGTGGTGACGCCGGTCTCCCATCTGCTGAAGCCGCTGCAGCGCGCGCTGGGACCGGTGCTGGTGGACTGGCTGGCCAAGACGCTGCGCATCCTCTTCATCATTGTCGGCGCGGGCGCCGTCCTGCAGCTCTGGGGCATTCCGGTGGCCCCTATCGTGGCGGGTCTGGGCCTGTTCGGCGTGGCGGTGGGCCTTGGCGCGCAGGATCTGTTCAAGAACCTGATTTCGGGCCTGCTGGTGCTGACCGAAAAGCGCTTCCTGCCGGGCGAGTGGATTCATGTCGATGGCGTGGTGGAAGGTACGGTGGAGCAGATCAATTTCCGCTCCACCTTGGTGCGCCGCTTCGACAAGAGCCCCGTCTATGTGCCGAACTCCTATCTGTCAGACGAGGCGGTCACGAACTTCTCGCGCATGACCCATCGGCGCATTCGCTGGATGGTCGGGGTGGAATACAAGACCACCAAGGAACAGCTTCAGTATATCCGTGACAAGACGCTGGAATGGCTGGACAATCATCCCGGCTTTGCCAAGCCGCCCGAAGTTGCCACCTTCATGCGGGTCGACAGTTTCGGCCCGTCTTCCATCGACTATCTGCTCTACTGTTTCACCCACACCACCAATTGGGGCGAGTGGCTGGAACGCAAGGAAGAGCTGGCGCTGGCCCTGAAAGACATTGTGGAGGGCGCAGGCACCGCCTTCGCCTTCCCGTCCACCAGCGTCTACATGGATGACGGGGTGGAGGTGTTCGTGCCGCCGCGGGTGGCCGCTCACGGGCGCAAGGCCGATCCCGATGCCAACCCGGACGCGAAGGCGGCCCCGGAAATGCTCACGCGCGGAGAGGACGGGGAGGGCGTTTGA